The sequence below is a genomic window from Hippocampus zosterae strain Florida chromosome 7, ASM2543408v3, whole genome shotgun sequence.
taaaaaaaaaaaaaaaaaggaaacaacattgagttttttttgttaaccgtctatgtgtgtgtgtgtgtgtgtgtgtataagggTGCGTAgttaagattttattttggttgcATTTATACCGCGGCGAACATGGCGCTTGACTTACCCACCGCCACCATGCCAGACTCCACATTGCCCGACATTTCCCTGCAGATGCTCTTCTCGATGTCACGACCGCACATCTGCTGGTACTCCTGGAAGACTAGAACGAGAGTCCAACAATCAGATGTTCGACAACACGGGGGGGGGTTCACCCTGGTGGAGGATCTCAGGGGGTTTTTCAAGGAGGAAACGAAAAGTTAGGACAACAACATATCTACTCACCGGCCCGCAGGTAAGGCTTGCTACGGGCGCACAAGATGGCGTTGAACTGACTCTCGTCTGTGCCCACTTTGTTCTCCCCCGCGGCGTACAGTTTCTGTCAAGGAGACACGCAAAAACATTGAAGCACGAAGCCACGGCGAGACCAGAGTAGATGATTGCAGGGATGTACCTGAGCGTCCTGCTTGGCAAGCGATATGTCCACATTTTCCCTCTCGTCGCGGTTGCCCTGAAGCAAACCAACGGTTCAGTTAGCGCCGTCCATACACGACCATACGACTATTCGCGGAAGTATGTCTCTGAAAGTGCAGTTATCTACCTGGCAGAGGGAAACCAAGAGTCTTCGGAAGTGACCGGAGGTGTCACTGTTGATGGCGTCCTCCAGAGTTTTCCCATACTCTGGAAACAAGGCGAATTTTAGCGAATTGGAAGGCAAAATAGTCACAGTTCAGCCGTACTATCCGCTTTAATTGAATGGAGATAATCCACTCACTCTTAAACTGAGCCACTTGTAAGTCTTGtcagattgttgttgtttttttttaatatacagaaATAAATATCAACCAACCTGCTTTGTAAATCCTCGCAATTTCACGAATATCCGCGTTGGAGCGAGACGAGAGGATCTCAATCAGGCAAGCTTCGTCTGTCCCAGCACCCTAAAAGAAAATTCTTCATTTCTCAATTTGTATTCTCTAGCAtgacactattttttttgtctagctGAAATGGTAGCAAAACTCCAACAAGGCCCGAGTGTTCATTCAAAGACGAGTAAGTGGGAACCTGCCAACCTTTATTGCCTCTCTGAGTTCGGACGCGTCAAAGTGCGCCGGACTCTTCAGCATGGAAAGAACAAGATGCTCAAAATTTCCAGTCAGCTCAGACTTCAGATCGTGGAGCAAATCCTGCGGGAGGGAAATgcggaaaataaaacaagagagCGGACGTCACGAGATTCTCGGTGTCCCATCACAAGATAAATACGAGTCAGTGTGCAAACCTTGCCATAAGTTGTTTTGTAGGCTGCCACCATGGGAACTCTTTGCTTGTTGCTGCGACTTCCCAAAAGCTCAATGATGGCATTTTCGTCTGTGCCTGTAAAAAGCATTCCATAATCTCAATTACAGATTTAGAAAACACGAAAATCCAAACTTGACAAGGCACTTGAATACGTTCAGTGTGGTAAGGTCAAACCAAAGGTCAAATTAAGTGACTCACCGAAACCCTTCATTGCCTTCCGAAGAATTTCCACATCCCTCAGGGGATCAGCCCCAGGGAAGTCCTTAATAGAGCCTCTGTAGCCCGTCTATTTATTCCAACAGAACAAAAGTTACAATTAGGAGTGCATTTTGCTATGTGGAAAACTTGTGTAGTACGAGTCATCTTACAGGGATGGCGGGTGCCTGAGGATTAGTTGGAACCCCGCTTCCATATCCCCCTCCGCTGGGGTAGTTGGGCGCAGGTTGCTGACCTGGTGCCACCCCTCCTGGGTATCCCTGTGGAGCGCCACCTGGCTGCAAACAGGGGACAGGTGTCAAAGGTCAGTGTTGTAGCGCACGACCAGACCATTCTGTTTATGGAAACAAGCTAGTTCAAGAACTCATCCCCCATGACAAACAATTTTCAGTGTACTGAGAAGGTTTTACATACTGCGCCGTAGCCTTGTGGTGCCGCTCCCCAGCCGCCACCtacgaaaatatatttttataaaattTTCTTCGAGCGACAGTCGAAAGGAAGCACTTGAGATCTTACCTCCTGGAGGCATGGACGGAAAGCCTCCACCTGGCTGAGGTTGTTGATATCCTCCGGCCTGAGGTGGGAAACCTCCAGCTGGGGCAGGGTAGCCACCACCCTGGGGAGGGTAGCCCCCCGCTGCTGGTGGGTACCCACCCCCCATCTGAGGGTAACCGCCTGCCTGTGGTGGGTAGCCACCTCCTTGTGGTGGGTATCCACCCCCTTGTGGTGGGTAGCCCCCGGCCTGTGGTGGGTAGCCCCCGGCCTGTGGTGGGTAGCCCCCGGCCTGTGGTGGGTATCCGCCACCTTGTGGTGGGTATCCGCCCGATTGTGATGGGTAGCCACCCGCTTGTGGCGGGTAGCCGCCTGACTGAGGAGGATAACCTGGGTAGCTCATCTCCACAACCTGAGAGTGACAAGAAGTAGGTACTTCTTTAAACGTCATGTCAACAGAAATATGCTCGGTGTGAAATCTCAGTTCCTCGTCCTGCAATTGGTTCCCCAAAACCATGCGTGTtcacttgtattatttttttatatttgtgctTTCACTTGCACAAAGTGCACCGGAAGTTACTATTACACCACAAGCTCGTCTTAGCAATAACgacaaaatgacaataaacGTCCTCTTCAAATATCGGATGAGACTATTTATTCGCCTGATGTCATTTGAAGTTACATAACATCAACCCATGCACCCCCGCCCCGGCAACCCTCAAGGGAGTTAGCTTCCTTTTAGCATCCGCTTTATTGGCTCGTTAGCTTGCTCGTTCGACGTATAGATCAGTGCAAAACGCCGTGTTTGCGAAAACTTGTGTTAGCGAAAAcacaagatgtgtgtgtgtggggggggggctaaagaaGAAAATCGCTCGTTTAGTCACGATGCTAATAGGCAACCTTAAACGTTTTCCGTTGTTATTGTACGGGAAACTTTACATTCCAATGGCAATTTAGTAAGGGGGGGGGAACTACTGTGGTCTCATTCAGCAATGGACGTCGGCGTCTCGAGTGtcgtttaaaaacaacaaatttaaaatgagaaTTAAGTAGCTTTACTCACGTATCAGATGGTGGTGCGCGCAACAGGAAGAGAGGGTCGATCAGGGGAGTGGAAGTAGAGGGCGTGTCCTCggagcaaaagttaaaaaaaactcctttgCACTCTGCTGACCATCTTATTggatttcgtttgtttttgttgttctgttGCTAAGGACACTCGATTAGCTCACAAATTGAGGACAATGCAACAGCTCTGGAAACAATATTGGTCTGGTCATTTAAAGAATGCAAACGACTCATGCGCATACTtttgttggtttaaaaaaaaaagaactcgtgTTCTCCATCAGCATTCCTCGTCCCATCAACATTCCTTGTCCCATGCCTATTCAGCTGTCACTGTCAAACGGTTTCATCGTCAGACTGGATGAGGAATTTTATCTATCACGTTGTCAAATTATCAAGGTCAATACTTAAGCGGAACTAATGTACGAAGAAGCGAGCAACCGTTGGACTTATTTACCCGACGGACAGGTTGAACTGATCCATCGCTGTTCTTTGTTTATATTGGCACATATTCTTACTTGCCTCTGTAGTCACACTTAACAATGATTTTGACGCTTTACATTAAAAGTTAGattgtgaaaataaaagatGTGGAAGAAGGACTGTGACCGTTTCGAGTATTTGCAAACGCTCGTCACGGAGTTTCAGGACACAGATAGTGATGGTGAGCTGCAtcttttatatttgtttttacgACTAAATTAATGTTTCGTGTTAAGTGACTGTCACACGACACGATGCATGGTTATGAACCTCAAGGAAAATATGGATACGTGTGTAGCTAAAACGATGTTATGTgtataattttgttttcattagtaTAATTTTCTTGACACttgcaaatgtgttttcagaGGCAAAGGAGCAAGTTCTTGCCAACTTGGCCAACTTTGCTTACGATCCAAAGAACATGGAGCACTTGAGGCAGCTCCAGGTGGCTGATCTCTTCCTGGACATGCTCACAGAAGACAATGACAACTTTGTGGAGTTTGGAATAGGTGACGATTCCCATGGCACATGCCGTTTTCACACCATGAAATTAGATTGAGCTGTCTCCTTGATTTGAGggccataaacaaacaaacacacacacatttttcttaccttatactttgttgtttttgctcttgGCTGCACCAGGAGGACTGTGCAACCTCAGCATGGATCCAGAATGTCGCGACCTCATTCTGCAGAGTGACGCCATCCCTCTGGTCACAAACTGCTTGTCCAGTCCACGGGAGGAGACGGTCCTGTCAGCAATCAGCACCCTCATGAACCTATCTACGCCGTTGTCACGTCCACGCATCAGCGACGTGGCCATCTTGGAGTGCATGCTGCGCTTCTCCCTATGCGAGAGCCCACGCCTGCGCAACCTGGCCCATGTCTTCCTGCAGGATTGCTGCAGCGAGGAGCAAGTGATCCAGGCCCAACAGGGAATGGCAGGACAGATGCAGACAGCACTTGGCATCCCGCTGCCCAAAGACTGAACGAGAAGGAGTTATTATGGGATTTCCAGTGGACCTTTGAGTCAACTATAATACAGACATGAGGGTGTACATCAAGATGATCAGTGCTCGCTGGCCATTCTTCaggaaatgtttgaaatgcaCAAAGTGTAAGTGTAATCCTCTTTATTGGTGGAAGTAAGAAAACATTTGtacctcaaggcaccactgtagagTCAATCTTTATTTACATCTtaaatacaacatttaaaagGACAAACgtgtgacacaaacacacactgaaagGCAACTTTGGGAAGCTATGTTGCATTCAAGGCCACAAGGTCAGTttagtttgtttaaaaaagtgcgaaacaaaaacagcacaacTTCACAAACAAAAGGCAcatcccaccccccctcccccccaaaaaatggcaacaaGCCCTTTTTAATCAGGAACTGGACAATGTAAACAAACGATATCGGAGCTGTATTCAGGCATCCCGGGGAGAGCCGTGCACTCTGAATCGATACATGCAAGTGTAGTCTTGGTGGCCCCAGTTGGACAGCACCTGCACCTCGATAATTTGGAAGGCACGTTCATTCtcctcctgtaaaaaaaaaacaacaacccaattCCAATTTAACAGTCACTTGACTGCACACAATAGAAAAATGCCAACGTCTTTCCCATATCAAAAGgcgggatttattttttattttttaattacaagTTTTACAAGCGTCTTTACAGTTATGTatcaaatgtgaaaatgacCCTTATTAAAAGGTCTAGAGAGGGCCCAGGATGTCTAAAAGAAGCCCCTCAACTCACTTTCATAGTTCCCTGGTATCAAGATGCTGCCAAAGTAATCATTTGCTTTGGCCCGATCACTATCACTATTGACATTGCAATCAAATTGTCCCTAAAGTTAAAAGGTAGGGAGAAATCTTTTTTCTTAAGACATCATTTACAGCTGGCAATATGACGCATCGTGGTGCAAGCATGGACTCACAGTGACGTGATAGGTCTGCAGCGCTTCTCCGTCCTCCTGATACGTGTACGAGCCCAGAAGCGTCCCTCGCTCCTGACCGGCGTCATCCAGACCCTGAAAGACAAACTCGACTCAAATGCCGAGCCTCCATACAACTTCGTACACGGCGAGGCTTACGTAGACTCGGAAGTCTCTGGGGGCGCTGCGCAACGTGCCGCTGGGTGCCAAGGCTTTGGGGATGTGTTCCAAGGAGAAGGCAGTGGGGAGGATGCTCATGGACAAGCGGATCACCAGGAATCCCGTGGAACCTTGGAAGGCCCAGCAGTTCCCAGGATGAACGTTGGGCTGCGGGAACACAAGCAAACGTGGAGGTGGCCCTTAAAAATCCAAACTAGATCCTTAATTGGCAATTTCTATATTCAACTATATACCATAAAATGAACCATCAAAATTGTTCAGTGAATAGCATTACTGCCCGAGTCATTGAACTTTCTGAACACAACATCAACAATAAAGAATGATTCTTTGCATCTACTGTATGTAGATCGTCGGTCATccgatcacttttttttttttttttttttaaatgtcccaaCTGAGAACAAAAACGGCGCATCACTTGAATGACGACTCTCGGAGACTGCGAGAAGTACCACAGAGGAACTCCAAACAAACTGAGCAGTGCTGCTTTGGTCTCATACGTCTCGGAACAGCGAGTGCTCAGGATGCTGCCTCCTGTAGGATGACAATGACataaatttaataaaaatatattttttttaaaaacagacgaACATCACAAACGGCGAGTCCCTTTGTCACCTCCGGACTCCAACGCGTAGTCAGCGAGGCCAGTTCGGTCATGGGAGAAAAGGCGCAGCGCGTTCTTCACCATCAGGTCCACATCCTGCACAACCGCAACAAGCCATCAGGTGGcagaatgtatttaaaaaatctttttttaatgtaacaaaTATTATCTGCTTAGATATTTCTTAATAGGTCAGTTATGTGTAAAAGGACTTCACATCCTGACCTCTCTCGTTAGCGCCATTCCATCTGCGTCTTTGTGCACCTCCTCGCGGCGGCGCTGCTCGAGACGAAGGCTGACATTGCGGAGGATGCCGCGCTCCAGTGAGGCCAGAGACGCCTGCAGATCGTTCCCCAAGAGCAGAACACGAACTTCCTTCTGGACCTGAGATGAAATCTGTTAAGGAAGAGGAGAAGACGAGAAAACATGAGTCAGGCATACTTAGGTCAAAATGGAGGTTTAATGTTTAGCTTATATCACCCAGCCCTATTTGACGAAACAAATATGCCAAAGTTGCAGCAGTCTCACAGTCTCCTGGTCCAATTGCTGACATCCCAGAAAACCGTCCACATCCCGCCTGATGTCCTTCAAAGCCATTTCCAGACGTTCCACCTGTGCCATCAAGGCATCATGGGACTGACGGTCCATTGAAGCGCTGTGAGGGAGAGCGATTGCCATGTTGCAATTACAACACACAaaacgtcagaaaaaaaaaaaatctgcaccatCATGCAGTGTACGAATTGAAGCACAGGCGTGCTGAAGCTCACCTGACTCCATCCCGAGCAATTGCCGGTGCCACTGTGTCGATGGCTTCTTGCCTCGACGTTTCCTCCTGGAGTAAAAACTTTTGCTGAAAATATTGCCAATTTCATaccacatgcatgtttgtgtgctcatgaagaggggaaagaaaagcgaaggggggagggggggggggacagcatACCTCCGCCTTGGCTGCCAGGTTCTGCAGATTCACCTCCACAAGATCCAGACGAGACATTTGGCTCTGCAACCAAAATAATTCCTGAACAGAGACAAACTACAACAATCAGTCAAGGGAAGTTGTTTCaatcacaactaaaacactaAGAACATGTTTATATGTCATtataaaccaggcatgtccaaagtccggcccgggggccaaatccggcccgcggtcgaatttcatccggccctcggcccctgtcataaaatcagtgccgtctggtccgcaggttgggcgcaatggaacacgtgttgcattgactgaggtctcgtagactggtgagtgatgtttcatagagtactgcttccctctagtggctaaatgagtaatagcattcactaaatgagtaatagcatttagacactagagggcatcactcacgagttaacaagacatcactccgtatttatattgactgatatgtcatatttcaaatgatccttgcagttgtggatctgtgtattgcttgttcatttccctgttgttcgagtcaaaggttttgtgactattgaaaagtcatggtgatacattttatgtttcaaatcaatcaatttgcactcaggagacttccgtttaagaaaaagtcaagtgaataagcagttgcatgtgatataccggtttcaaatgaaccaaaagaaattcttaagattgttgaaattaaaataaaaatggaaatgtgaaacagactggcttactaaaatttgttgaacaatattgttgtttaatgtaaagaatgtcaaccAAAGTCGGCCCCTCGACATTTTACaccataaaatctggcccccttggcaaaaagtttggacacccctgctgtaagcagataccaatttttttttctttttagcttgGACTTACATTTATTGCAGTTGTTCTAATGCTTCTAGTTCACACTTTGTCGGAGTGCATAAGTGTAACCGTTACTTTTGCGACAATTGATATAAAGTATCGAAACATGGCCCCTTGTAGAGCGCCAACATATCCAACAACCAAAAATTGACAAACCACCTGCTCCCTCTGCCGTCGGCTGTCATCCATTCGCCTTCTCAGCTGGGCCAGTTGGCGTTCCACCAGTCTGCTAAGCCCGAGTTTGCCACTTTTGCCGTCGCGCTGCAGTTCCGTTTGGATCCGCAGCATCTCGCCGTGTCTCCGCTCCGCCCTCTCATCGCCGGCTTCCACGCGCTCCCAAAGCAATGCCAGGTTGCGCTCCAGACGAGCAAGCTGTGCGGTACTTGTACGAGTCTGGCTTTTGAAACAAACTTGTCCCTCTAACTTCCAGCTCCTGAGTGCAAACTGGGTGCAAGAATTTCAACATCACCTCCTCCGAGTCCCCCGCAGCTCCCCTCGTCGAAGTAGAAGCCAATCCATCGACCGTGGACAGGGGAGGGCCGTCAAAGATAGAAGTCCCCCACTCCGGGACCCTTACACTCGGTAGACCGTAGAGGCCAAACCAACACAAGCCTAAAAGGCACAACAAGACAATACTTGAAATTGTAGTTTTGTAGAAAATGATGACTGAGCAGGAACCTACTGAAGAGGATTGGAAGAGCCAAGAAGAGCGCAAGAGGAAACCTGTAAGGGCAGAAATTGGACATGTCTGAGTCGACATCATTTGTAGATGAACAAGCAATATTCAAGTTTGACAGGCGTCTAACTTaaggccagattttttttttttaacaccatcaACGGTCCTTTGAGGGGAAACCAGAATTACAAATTGGCCCACGGTGTAAATTGGGTTGAACAACCTTGAATTCATATTAAAATAGGCGACTTAAGAATTAGCTCCACATTGAGTTATGGTTTTTCGAGTGGCTATGAATGATAAAAATCATTATTGGGCACTCTGTAATTACCGTGTTAGCAGAGGGCCGTCACTTCGTCTCCACTTGAACACACcgcccaggtcggacgacctaCCTAAACACAAACGTATAGTTCAGTGACGATATGAATGACAAAATTAGCAGTCAAATAAAGATCTGAAATCAAacagaagagagaaaaagaagccGACTACCAGGATGGAAAGATGTTCTCCAATCTGCTAGGAAGAGGAGAGCAACACTCACAAGAGAGAAATGTCAGCTACCAAACATCAAAATCAATGCACGCGTCTCGACATCTAGGGAGGAAGACATTAGCGACAGAAAGAAAACATCAAGCCGCCTCCCAGGATAAGAAACTACTTTTGGTCTGcgaggagaggaggggggggggggggagatgaccTGTAGcgtgagatgatgatgatgacaacattGTCCTGGTCAAAGTCCACAACGCCGAGGTCAGCCAACACAAAGAGCACACTGAGGAAACAAGGCTCCTTCATAATGGAGACGCAACTTTGCATGAAGACACTTTAAGGTACATCTCCACAATCTAATCTCTATCTGCGGAGGTCTCTCAGTATGATGCATTAATTATACAAAATGGAGACCTCTCAGACAGCGTCAGAATTGTTACcgttcttttgtttttagattGTGCGGATGTACCTAATGAGAGTAtaaatcagggatgggcaaacttTTGAGGCgacggcggcagcagcagcgggAGCGGTGTCAAATTAACCTGTAAACACAGTGACGTTCCGCAACAAGCAGCGGAGCGCCGAGGCCCGAGCGGAGCGAACCGAGGCACCGGCGACGTGCGTCTGCTCCGCGTGCTGTTTCTCCTTGCAGTCATTACCTGTGCGTAGCAGCAGTAAGTGCATGAGGGAAAAACCAGGTGGGAAAGAGGACGCAATAAGAAGGCCTAAATACTGTCAGAAGCAACATCAATTataaaagctgcatcatattGCATTAAATTATTCCCCGATTTGTATTTTCGTCCTGTCATAGAGGCTGAAATTTAATTGGATGCAAAATCTGCGTCACTACAGCAGACCCACAATTCAACTGGCAAAATACGTCTGCCGCAATCAGCACGTTTATACTTGTGTGGTGCCACACTGCATTTTCGTGCGGACCTGACAGTGGCGGCATTAGGATGTGGCTTGAGTCAGTCTCGCTACCTgctatattaagatattttgtgatgttttctttaatcaatgtatatcttctcagtgaaaaactgctttgagatgattgcatgacttggtgacttgcttgcctaagcaatttcagagatggactctggagcctgctttgacgacttcagagataaactatttagcctgccttgacgacttcatagtccgctttgtttgaattgtcaaaacttgattgagatcaatgccacttgattataaaaggaggggagcgatgctcctcagcagagtccgctatgggtttccgtacaaacgcctagctcgtattgaagctcactctgctgagggtgttggctctccaccctactggcacacggtaagagttctttagcttcatacaacttgtttgaactgtgttatcatttctgtgtgggaccaataaagtgcctattgttggtagccagaagtgtcttgtcgttatttctgagtgcctatctccgacgatcctttataaaacttgatattcattcaaattgagtatcagaagtgtttcaaaacactacCCGTGATCAATGTAATCAAGTGAGCGCCAACTCACAGAGAGATCCGCCGGGGTGAAGCTCCCT
It includes:
- the LOC127604083 gene encoding annexin A4-like; this translates as MSYPGYPPQSGGYPPQAGGYPSQSGGYPPQGGGYPPQAGGYPPQAGGYPPQAGGYPPQGGGYPPQGGGYPPQAGGYPQMGGGYPPAAGGYPPQGGGYPAPAGGFPPQAGGYQQPQPGGGFPSMPPGGGGWGAAPQGYGAPGGAPQGYPGGVAPGQQPAPNYPSGGGYGSGVPTNPQAPAIPTGYRGSIKDFPGADPLRDVEILRKAMKGFGTDENAIIELLGSRSNKQRVPMVAAYKTTYGKDLLHDLKSELTGNFEHLVLSMLKSPAHFDASELREAIKGAGTDEACLIEILSSRSNADIREIARIYKAEYGKTLEDAINSDTSGHFRRLLVSLCQGNRDERENVDISLAKQDAQKLYAAGENKVGTDESQFNAILCARSKPYLRAVFQEYQQMCGRDIEKSICREMSGNVESGMVAVVKCIKNTPAYFAERLHKAMQGAGTKDRTLVRIMVSRSEIDMMDIRQAYVRTYGKSLYTHISGDTSGDYKKLLLKLCGGND
- the armc7 gene encoding armadillo repeat-containing protein 7; amino-acid sequence: MWKKDCDRFEYLQTLVTEFQDTDSDEAKEQVLANLANFAYDPKNMEHLRQLQVADLFLDMLTEDNDNFVEFGIGGLCNLSMDPECRDLILQSDAIPLVTNCLSSPREETVLSAISTLMNLSTPLSRPRISDVAILECMLRFSLCESPRLRNLAHVFLQDCCSEEQVIQAQQGMAGQMQTALGIPLPKD
- the LOC127604082 gene encoding SUN domain-containing protein 2-like isoform X1, with product MIVADKDEDLQSWGWTDLSSYWSAASDSDCEPATMSRRSLRLGNGLLDHGQPLGSTSLHVEGNGWRNTRMLKSRRSLQHSASCSESLFTHTPRKSSNQSLHSDASDASLLSSLLDESSLHEASIQESTMIDNFWGLDKDLDPRESTIVEEQSSLVANSTLLGSDARCPKHRVQMPTRVSCKDCECGRRESDISNVSFSSKYTSLQSPTLDASTIYCSDRRRRARTDVLQLWLDWLLIGARKAAASCHFALARAWQMCQVDIKHGGAASRRDRGGDMRSAQRELHPGGSLCNDCKEKQHAEQTHVAGASVRSARASALRCLLRNVTVFTGRSSDLGGVFKWRRSDGPLLTRFPLALFLALPILFSLCWFGLYGLPSVRVPEWGTSIFDGPPLSTVDGLASTSTRGAAGDSEETRTSTAQLARLERNLALLWERVEAGDERAERRHGEMLRIQTELQRDGKSGKLGLSRLVERQLAQLRRRMDDSRRQREQELFWLQSQMSRLDLVEVNLQNLAAKAEEETSRQEAIDTVAPAIARDGVSASMDRQSHDALMAQVERLEMALKDIRRDVDGFLGCQQLDQETISSQVQKEVRVLLLGNDLQASLASLERGILRNVSLRLEQRRREEVHKDADGMALTREDVDLMVKNALRLFSHDRTGLADYALESGGGSILSTRCSETYETKAALLSLFGVPLWYFSQSPRVVIQPNVHPGNCWAFQGSTGFLVIRLSMSILPTAFSLEHIPKALAPSGTLRSAPRDFRVYGLDDAGQERGTLLGSYTYQEDGEALQTYHVTEENERAFQIIEVQVLSNWGHQDYTCMYRFRVHGSPRDA
- the LOC127604082 gene encoding SUN domain-containing protein 2-like isoform X3, with the translated sequence MIVADKDEDLQSWGWTDLSSYWSAASDSDCEPATMSRRSLRLGNGLLDHGQPLGSTSLHVEGNGWRNTRMLKSRRSLQHSASCSESLFTHTPRKSSNQSLHSDASDASLLSSLLDESSLHEASIQESTMIDNFWGLDKDLDPRESTIVEEQSSLVANSTLLGSDARCPKHRVQMPTRVSCKDCECGRRESDISNVSFSSKYTSLQSPTLDASTIYCSDRRRRARTARRDRGGDMRSAQRELHPGGSLCRSSDLGGVFKWRRSDGPLLTRFPLALFLALPILFSLCWFGLYGLPSVRVPEWGTSIFDGPPLSTVDGLASTSTRGAAGDSEETRTSTAQLARLERNLALLWERVEAGDERAERRHGEMLRIQTELQRDGKSGKLGLSRLVERQLAQLRRRMDDSRRQREQELFWLQSQMSRLDLVEVNLQNLAAKAEEETSRQEAIDTVAPAIARDGVSASMDRQSHDALMAQVERLEMALKDIRRDVDGFLGCQQLDQETISSQVQKEVRVLLLGNDLQASLASLERGILRNVSLRLEQRRREEVHKDADGMALTREDVDLMVKNALRLFSHDRTGLADYALESGGGSILSTRCSETYETKAALLSLFGVPLWYFSQSPRVVIQPNVHPGNCWAFQGSTGFLVIRLSMSILPTAFSLEHIPKALAPSGTLRSAPRDFRVYGLDDAGQERGTLLGSYTYQEDGEALQTYHVTEENERAFQIIEVQVLSNWGHQDYTCMYRFRVHGSPRDA
- the LOC127604082 gene encoding SUN domain-containing protein 1-like isoform X2, with the translated sequence MIVADKDEDLQSWGWTDLSSYWSAASDSDCEPATMSRRSLRLGNGLLDHGQPLGSTSLHVEGNGWRNTRMLKSRRSLQHSASCSESLFTHTPRKSSNQSLHSDASDASLLSSLLDESSLHEASIQESTMIDNFWGLDKDLDPRESTIVEEQSSLVANSTLLGSDARCPKHRVQMPTRVSCKDCECGRRESDISNVSFSSKYTSLQSPTLDASTIYCSDRRRRARTARRDRGGDMRSAQRELHPGGSLCNDCKEKQHAEQTHVAGASVRSARASALRCLLRNVTVFTGRSSDLGGVFKWRRSDGPLLTRFPLALFLALPILFSLCWFGLYGLPSVRVPEWGTSIFDGPPLSTVDGLASTSTRGAAGDSEETRTSTAQLARLERNLALLWERVEAGDERAERRHGEMLRIQTELQRDGKSGKLGLSRLVERQLAQLRRRMDDSRRQREQELFWLQSQMSRLDLVEVNLQNLAAKAEEETSRQEAIDTVAPAIARDGVSASMDRQSHDALMAQVERLEMALKDIRRDVDGFLGCQQLDQETISSQVQKEVRVLLLGNDLQASLASLERGILRNVSLRLEQRRREEVHKDADGMALTREDVDLMVKNALRLFSHDRTGLADYALESGGGSILSTRCSETYETKAALLSLFGVPLWYFSQSPRVVIQPNVHPGNCWAFQGSTGFLVIRLSMSILPTAFSLEHIPKALAPSGTLRSAPRDFRVYGLDDAGQERGTLLGSYTYQEDGEALQTYHVTEENERAFQIIEVQVLSNWGHQDYTCMYRFRVHGSPRDA